The Trypanosoma brucei gambiense DAL972 chromosome 10, complete sequence genome has a segment encoding these proteins:
- a CDS encoding ribulose-5-phosphate 3-epimerase, putative: MVHRQDGAVVHCSRETGRLSAIIAPSILASDFAQLLSECQSVLSPEGGAADWLHVDVMDGHFVPNISIGMCVVQSLRSHLQDVFLDVHCMVSDPDRWVEEMAKAGATQMTFHVEAVADPKAVARHIRAAGMLCGVALKPKTPVSSVLNLVEEQLIDMVLVMTVEPGFGGQSFMQDMMPKVEELRARFPCLNIQVDGGIGPGTIDAPARAGANVIVAGTSIFRADSRKEATESMRRVVQGYLGSTTS; this comes from the coding sequence ATGGTTCACCGTCAAGATGGAGCAGTCGTGCACTGCTCGAGAGAAACCGGCAGACTAAGCGCCATTATCGCACCTTCCATCCTTGCTTCGGACTTCGCCCAGCTCTTAAGTGAGTGCCAAAGTGTTTTGTCACCTGAGGGTGGAGCAGCAGATTGGCTTCATGTGGATGTTATGGATGGACACTTTGTCCCCAACATTTCTATAGGTATGTGTGTTGTTCAGTCGTTGCGCAGCCACCTGCAAGATGTCTTCTTGGATGTTCACTGCATGGTCAGCGACCCCGATCGTTGGGTTGAAGAAATGGCGAAAGCTGGTGCCACGCAAATGACATTTCACGTTGAAGCGGTAGCAGACCCCAAGGCTGTCGCCCGTCACATACGTGCTGCAGGTATGTTGTGTGGTGTAGCGTTGAAACCAAAGACGCCCGTAAGCTCTGTTTTGAACCTTGTAGAAGAGCAGCTGATCGACATGGTATTGGTCATGACGGTGGAGCCGGGTTTTGGCGGTCAGTCTTTCATGCAAGACATGATGCCGAAGGTGGAAGAGCTTCGTGCAAGGTTTCCGTGTTTGAATATACAAGTGGATGGAGGAATTGGACCAGGAACAATCGATGCGCCTGCGAGGGCTGGGGCGAATGTAATTGTGGCGGGAACATCTATTTTCAGGGCAGACTCAAGGAAGGAGGCCACAGAAAGCATGCGACGCGTCGTGCAGGGTTATCTGGGCTCCACAACGAGTTAG